A stretch of Mucilaginibacter terrae DNA encodes these proteins:
- a CDS encoding type II secretion system F family protein codes for MPSIDISNYKTKKKASAQKPGQDGNRVLELLNRDISFGSKELSDKKKEYLYLELGSLLQAGINLKSSFELILADQKKPKDKIMFESIQKAVLSGTTFSNALRQSGKFSLYEVYSLQIGEETGKLTEVLQDLATFYKNKIKQRRKIVSSLTYPTIVMASSLGAVLFMLKFIVPMFGEVFQRFGGELPWITQKIIDISQSFEHNFSKFLVVVIAIGIALYTQRKTERYRKFSTLLLLRVPVAGELVKKIYLARFCNAMRLLISSKLPLLRAIILTREMIGFYPVEHSLKSIERDIMKGKTFYQSLEQFDIYPAKMIQLVKVGEETNQLDYFFGRISEQYIDEVEYRTGTLSSMMEPLIIIFLGLVVGVILVSMYLPLFQMSNSFQ; via the coding sequence ATGCCAAGCATCGACATCAGCAATTACAAAACAAAGAAAAAGGCTTCCGCACAAAAGCCCGGGCAGGACGGGAACCGTGTGCTGGAGCTTTTGAATCGCGATATTAGCTTTGGCAGTAAGGAACTGAGTGATAAAAAGAAAGAATACCTGTACCTGGAATTAGGTTCATTGTTGCAGGCCGGTATAAATTTGAAAAGTAGTTTTGAACTCATATTGGCCGACCAGAAGAAGCCGAAAGATAAGATAATGTTTGAGAGCATACAAAAGGCCGTACTTAGCGGAACCACATTTTCAAATGCGTTGCGCCAAAGCGGGAAGTTTTCCTTATACGAAGTGTACAGTTTGCAAATTGGCGAGGAAACCGGAAAGCTAACCGAGGTTTTGCAGGATTTGGCAACGTTTTATAAAAACAAAATAAAACAGCGGCGTAAGATAGTCTCTTCGCTGACTTACCCAACCATTGTTATGGCTTCTTCATTGGGGGCTGTGCTTTTTATGCTGAAATTTATCGTACCGATGTTTGGCGAAGTTTTTCAACGCTTTGGTGGCGAATTACCCTGGATTACCCAAAAAATTATCGACATCTCTCAAAGCTTCGAGCACAACTTTTCAAAATTCTTAGTTGTAGTAATTGCCATCGGTATAGCGTTGTATACCCAGCGTAAAACAGAGCGTTACCGTAAGTTCTCCACCTTACTACTGCTACGTGTACCTGTAGCGGGTGAATTGGTGAAGAAAATATATCTCGCCCGCTTTTGCAATGCCATGCGCTTGTTAATCAGTTCCAAGCTGCCCTTATTACGCGCAATTATTTTGACCCGGGAAATGATAGGTTTTTACCCAGTAGAACATTCATTGAAATCTATTGAACGGGATATTATGAAGGGCAAAACCTTTTATCAGAGCCTGGAACAATTTGATATTTATCCCGCCAAAATGATTCAATTAGTGAAAGTAGGAGAGGAAACCAATCAACTGGATTACTTTTTCGGGCGTATATCTGAACAGTATATCGACGAAGTAGAGTATCGTACCGGTACATTAAGCAGCATGATGGAACCACTCATTATTATCTTTTTGGGACTTGTAGTAGGCGTTATCCTGGTGTCGATGTACCTGCCATTATTCCAGATGAGTAACAGCTTCCAATAA
- a CDS encoding PulJ/GspJ family protein, producing the protein MKGKLNAFTIMELTVAMLISAIVVAVAYTALVLMGNVYRNYHTHQTELAVIMRLDQLLRRDFTRSDAAFLYNDSMHFTVDSQQISYAFAADKIIRKSLITDTFKLEGNKPVYLLEGNVLQVTKDTAVIDEMHFEIRYQKNELPYHYKKVFSSTQLFR; encoded by the coding sequence ATGAAGGGAAAGTTAAATGCATTTACCATCATGGAGTTAACGGTCGCTATGCTTATTTCGGCTATTGTAGTGGCCGTTGCTTATACCGCGTTGGTACTCATGGGAAATGTGTACCGTAATTACCATACCCACCAAACTGAGCTTGCTGTAATTATGCGATTAGACCAGCTTCTGCGCCGGGATTTCACAAGGAGTGATGCTGCCTTTTTATATAACGACAGTATGCACTTTACTGTAGATAGCCAGCAAATAAGCTATGCTTTTGCTGCGGATAAAATTATTCGAAAAAGCCTGATAACCGATACTTTTAAATTGGAAGGAAATAAGCCTGTATATTTGTTGGAGGGCAATGTATTACAGGTAACAAAAGATACCGCAGTGATTGACGAAATGCATTTTGAAATCCGCTATCAAAAAAACGAACTGCCGTATCATTATAAGAAAGTATTCAGTTCTACCCAATTATTTCGTTAA
- a CDS encoding JAB domain-containing protein: MYHASSGTNVGALVDSKLIFVAAFKVNAHSIILTQNHPSGSLMPSNAHSAQTQRFTDAGEMVGIIVFDDLILTPAVNRNTRKYGGGVGFL; the protein is encoded by the coding sequence ATTTACCATGCAAGCAGCGGTACAAATGTTGGTGCATTGGTTGACTCCAAATTGATATTTGTCGCTGCGTTTAAAGTGAATGCTCATAGTATTATTCTTACACAAAATCATCCTTCAGGTAGTTTGATGCCAAGTAATGCTCATAGTGCACAGACCCAACGGTTTACTGATGCAGGGGAAATGGTAGGCATTATAGTTTTTGACGATCTCATTCTTACGCCTGCCGTTAACAGAAATACGCGCAAATACGGTGGCGGGGTCGGTTTCTTGTAG
- a CDS encoding toxin-antitoxin system YwqK family antitoxin encodes MKRLLILLLWIPFVATAQKQMDYDPDKIRITEPDKTIIAHTTTDKADANYRDRLYYWYGSNTIHQTQGSFSGKLLNGQYQEFYPNKNLHEQGKFKKGLKHGVWQSWNEQGGLKEHTTWKEGQKAGYFELFNNNGQLLKSGTYKNNVLNGKISNYKGTDSVQTVKYKAGKLVIADTSKTSLWQRVKHFRFKKKKNVQATR; translated from the coding sequence ATGAAAAGATTATTGATTTTATTATTATGGATTCCGTTTGTAGCCACTGCTCAAAAACAAATGGATTACGACCCTGATAAAATCAGGATAACAGAACCTGACAAAACCATTATAGCCCACACTACTACTGATAAAGCTGATGCTAATTACCGCGACCGTTTATACTATTGGTACGGCAGTAATACAATACATCAAACCCAGGGTAGTTTTAGCGGTAAACTGTTAAATGGGCAATACCAGGAATTTTACCCCAATAAGAACCTGCACGAACAGGGGAAGTTCAAAAAAGGTTTGAAACACGGCGTGTGGCAAAGTTGGAATGAGCAAGGCGGACTGAAAGAACATACAACTTGGAAGGAAGGCCAGAAAGCAGGCTATTTTGAATTGTTCAATAATAACGGACAGCTGTTAAAAAGTGGAACCTATAAAAACAACGTCTTGAATGGTAAAATCAGCAATTATAAAGGGACCGATTCGGTTCAAACCGTAAAATATAAAGCCGGAAAACTAGTTATTGCTGACACATCAAAGACCTCGCTTTGGCAACGGGTAAAACATTTCAGGTTCAAAAAGAAAAAAAACGTTCAGGCAACCCGCTAA
- a CDS encoding type II secretion system protein, which translates to MAQLKWKHKFDGSTVVEVIVAMVIIMIVLGLGLTIYSNVMRQSIPARQIRARMIVKKVFMSAQLQPEVTNEQSFGSWHARYEASPYRHNEKLLEVQVVVSDENGNRITESRQLVINKQSK; encoded by the coding sequence ATGGCTCAATTAAAATGGAAACATAAATTTGACGGGTCTACGGTAGTGGAGGTTATTGTGGCTATGGTAATTATTATGATTGTTTTGGGATTGGGGCTTACTATTTATTCGAATGTAATGCGGCAATCAATCCCTGCCAGGCAAATCAGGGCAAGAATGATTGTGAAAAAGGTGTTTATGTCAGCTCAACTACAGCCTGAAGTAACAAACGAGCAGTCCTTTGGTAGCTGGCATGCGCGATATGAAGCCAGTCCTTACAGGCACAATGAAAAGCTTTTAGAAGTTCAGGTAGTGGTAAGCGATGAAAACGGGAATCGTATAACAGAAAGCAGGCAACTGGTGATAAATAAGCAAAGCAAATGA
- a CDS encoding PD-(D/E)XK nuclease family protein, with protein MQMQHSSSLHQLQVLLDQIGLIDFQFKKNRQKNRFNIFNLLERKFDEVNLHSKLIYELINPKAEHCFGLIFLEKLLGQFGILGFELNNVKVRKEYKKIDILISNNKQAIVIENKLWAPDQPEQLQRYYDILFNEGYRDIKLFYLSIDGKEPDDNSTGNLILLESYKQVLFTVSYETDIDQWLEYCVKEAYNHPPLRETLLQYRSLVQEISGKTMNKEEMDEIIDFLAEGDNVLKAKKIAENWKNVKWFTEWYFWRDLETIINGEYEVLDYMKYDSNKLSSVVHNSRNRNPWYGIMFRIGEFSGADAHLLIERSFSDVYYGLTMIVNGKRNLNEDPKFSELAKRVLEFSDWGVEEYWIAGHYCEPKINFESFSNDSTLKLLNDDFRAKYLNDLWLLIKQFVIMVQQVLGDYNTQPNITPHSKS; from the coding sequence ATGCAAATGCAGCATAGCTCATCCCTCCATCAACTGCAAGTTCTTCTTGACCAAATTGGACTCATTGATTTTCAGTTTAAAAAGAATCGTCAAAAGAATCGTTTCAATATCTTTAACCTTCTTGAAAGAAAATTTGACGAAGTTAACCTCCACTCGAAACTCATTTATGAGTTAATTAATCCTAAGGCTGAACATTGCTTTGGATTAATTTTTCTTGAAAAGCTTTTGGGACAATTCGGGATTCTGGGATTTGAGTTAAATAATGTAAAGGTTCGTAAAGAGTATAAAAAGATAGATATTCTAATTAGTAATAATAAGCAAGCAATTGTAATTGAAAATAAACTTTGGGCACCTGATCAGCCTGAACAACTACAACGTTATTACGACATACTTTTTAATGAGGGCTATAGGGATATAAAGCTCTTCTATTTGTCTATCGACGGAAAAGAGCCTGATGATAACAGCACTGGAAATCTTATTTTGTTGGAATCGTATAAACAGGTCCTCTTTACCGTTTCTTACGAAACAGATATTGACCAATGGTTGGAGTATTGCGTGAAGGAAGCTTACAATCATCCTCCTTTACGGGAAACTCTACTTCAATACAGAAGCTTGGTACAAGAAATTTCCGGTAAAACTATGAACAAAGAAGAAATGGATGAAATAATTGATTTTCTTGCTGAGGGGGACAATGTTTTAAAAGCTAAAAAGATTGCAGAAAACTGGAAGAATGTTAAGTGGTTTACGGAATGGTATTTTTGGCGTGACCTTGAAACCATTATTAATGGAGAGTATGAAGTGCTGGATTATATGAAATATGACAGCAATAAATTGTCAAGTGTTGTTCATAACTCCCGAAACAGAAATCCATGGTATGGGATAATGTTTAGAATAGGTGAGTTCAGCGGTGCCGATGCCCATTTGCTCATCGAACGTAGCTTTAGTGATGTATACTATGGTTTGACGATGATTGTAAATGGTAAGAGGAATTTAAACGAAGACCCCAAGTTTTCTGAGCTTGCGAAAAGAGTGCTTGAGTTTAGTGATTGGGGAGTGGAAGAGTATTGGATCGCTGGCCATTATTGCGAGCCCAAAATAAATTTCGAGAGTTTTTCAAATGATTCAACCCTTAAGCTACTTAATGATGATTTTCGGGCAAAATATTTAAATGATCTTTGGCTGTTAATTAAGCAGTTTGTCATAATGGTTCAGCAGGTTTTAGGCGACTACAATACGCAACCAAACATTACACCGCATTCAAAAAGTTAG
- a CDS encoding relaxase/mobilization nuclease domain-containing protein: MIASQKIGKSFMGALSYNMRKLNHPEERLRAELLDMNLASLDRHLIKQEVDWIRTLKPNLNKYVYHTSLNFSKEEEMGLDNDKLLAIAHDYLNGMGFTNNQYLIFRHYDADHPHMHLLVNRITFDGKVVSDSNNYKRSESILRTLEKKYGLAQVASSKLADTKAAKKDELEMVMRTGEPSKKMVLQEILSRLLDEPKLTMQEFIKRGEEMGVGFLFNQASTGRVSGVTYFYDGLAVKGQALGNRFKWSEIVKAVNYEQGRDGKAVSEGSERTRAAQKLQTAGGAEPGAGGQRPSDGRIVPIASNDERDAEYHAGPEATKRTSEGNSGGTFRTNYEIGSSDIEAAQRPVGTNQDAYLSDTYTADHEYSGSAYSNGIEINIADDIDDEAIHGRNRRRERKARTNRR; the protein is encoded by the coding sequence ATGATAGCCAGTCAAAAGATAGGTAAGAGTTTCATGGGGGCGTTAAGCTATAACATGCGAAAGCTTAACCATCCCGAAGAGCGCCTTAGGGCTGAACTACTGGATATGAACTTGGCCTCGCTCGACAGGCATCTTATCAAACAGGAAGTTGATTGGATAAGAACCTTAAAGCCGAACCTGAATAAATATGTATACCACACCAGCCTCAATTTTTCTAAAGAAGAGGAAATGGGATTGGACAATGATAAGCTTTTGGCAATAGCTCATGATTATTTGAACGGCATGGGCTTTACCAACAACCAATACCTCATTTTCAGGCACTATGACGCAGACCATCCGCACATGCACCTATTGGTAAATCGAATCACCTTTGACGGAAAGGTTGTATCGGATAGCAACAACTATAAGAGAAGCGAGTCGATACTCAGAACATTGGAAAAGAAATATGGATTAGCCCAAGTTGCAAGCAGCAAGCTTGCCGATACGAAGGCTGCAAAGAAAGACGAACTGGAGATGGTGATGCGAACAGGTGAGCCGTCGAAAAAGATGGTCTTACAGGAGATATTGAGCAGGTTGCTTGACGAGCCTAAACTTACCATGCAGGAATTTATAAAGCGTGGTGAAGAAATGGGAGTCGGCTTTCTGTTTAACCAAGCCAGCACCGGCCGAGTAAGCGGGGTCACTTATTTTTATGATGGTTTGGCGGTTAAGGGACAAGCATTGGGTAACCGTTTCAAATGGTCGGAAATCGTAAAGGCAGTGAACTATGAACAAGGTAGAGATGGCAAGGCTGTTAGCGAAGGAAGCGAGCGAACGAGAGCAGCACAAAAACTACAAACCGCCGGAGGAGCGGAACCGGGAGCCGGTGGGCAGCGACCAAGTGACGGAAGAATCGTCCCTATTGCTTCAAACGATGAGCGAGATGCTGAATATCATGCGGGGCCTGAGGCTACAAAACGAACAAGCGAAGGCAATTCAGGGGGCACTTTCAGAACAAATTACGAGATTGGAAGTAGCGACATCGAGGCAGCACAGAGACCAGTGGGAACAAATCAGGATGCTTATCTTTCTGATACTTATACCGCTGATCATGAGTATAGCGGCTCTGCTTATTCTAATGGTATTGAGATTAACATCGCCGACGACATAGATGACGAGGCTATCCACGGGCGAAATCGCCGAAGGGAGCGCAAGGCGCGGACGAACCGGCGGTAG
- a CDS encoding type II secretion system protein GspD: protein MALFAKRLITFIAIIFCPLLLRAQQDRIELLQQKLEKLSVSVPGLNDAVQLSISGASVQDFLYALSKSNGLSISVDPKLNFKVNNSFNNVTALNILVFLAKQYNLDITPVGSILQVTAYQDPAASKAPSLKPINARYNQLSNTLSLELSNDSLTSVAKKITQVSGKNVVVPMALQSKRVTAFINNAPFDDALEKLAFTNELKLQKTSDNFYLFQGLEEGEQLYINGDRNTAVRRTFKPANTTVGHTGLNVRTVAGGQKLISADASNASILDMVKSASLETGKNYFLYSDLKGTVSMHITDLTYETFLSALFKGTEYTFNQDNGIYLVGERKLEGLRVNKVIQLQNRAIDTVLAMIPTEWKRGVEIKEFREQNTLLLSGSKPQIAEIESLVKQIDLLVPMVLIEVTLLDIRKTRTTSTGLKAGISDSVKTGGTVLPGIDYTFGSRSINDFLNKIGKITSTNLGRVTPNFYATLSALETSDNVEVRSVPKLSTLNGHPAVFSIGQKRYYEIKSQNVIPSLSNPTSIFTNQYKEVEANLAIGVTPIVSGDEQVTLKIKVDISDFIGNPPNNAPPPTSNSKFESILRVHTDDMIVLGGIERNESSENGSGIPLLSRIPVLKWLFSSRSKTKSKVVTVVFIKPTIIR, encoded by the coding sequence ATGGCTTTATTTGCTAAACGACTTATCACATTTATTGCCATCATTTTTTGTCCGCTCCTTTTAAGAGCGCAGCAGGACAGGATTGAATTATTGCAGCAAAAGCTCGAAAAACTATCGGTAAGTGTTCCCGGCTTAAACGATGCCGTTCAGCTTTCCATCAGTGGCGCATCCGTTCAGGACTTTCTTTATGCATTGAGTAAATCCAACGGGTTGAGCATCAGTGTTGACCCTAAACTGAATTTCAAGGTTAATAATAGCTTTAACAATGTAACGGCTCTTAACATACTGGTATTTTTAGCCAAACAATACAATCTGGATATTACTCCGGTTGGCTCCATTTTGCAGGTTACAGCCTATCAGGACCCGGCTGCTTCAAAAGCCCCCTCGCTGAAACCCATTAACGCGCGATATAATCAGCTGAGCAACACGTTGAGCCTGGAATTAAGTAATGATTCCCTGACGTCAGTAGCCAAGAAAATCACTCAGGTTTCCGGAAAAAATGTGGTGGTACCCATGGCACTTCAAAGCAAACGGGTGACCGCTTTTATCAATAATGCGCCGTTCGACGACGCCCTGGAAAAACTGGCTTTCACCAACGAACTTAAGTTACAGAAGACCAGCGATAATTTTTACCTCTTTCAAGGATTAGAAGAAGGCGAGCAGCTTTACATTAACGGCGACCGTAATACGGCGGTCCGCCGTACGTTTAAACCTGCCAATACCACTGTGGGGCATACCGGCTTAAATGTGCGTACAGTTGCGGGTGGGCAAAAGTTGATTTCGGCTGATGCGTCGAATGCGTCGATACTTGATATGGTAAAATCGGCCTCGCTCGAAACCGGGAAAAACTATTTTCTGTATTCTGATTTGAAAGGAACAGTCAGCATGCATATTACTGATTTAACCTACGAAACGTTCCTGAGCGCTTTATTCAAAGGAACGGAATATACCTTTAACCAGGATAACGGTATTTACCTCGTTGGCGAACGAAAGTTGGAAGGCTTGCGGGTGAATAAAGTGATTCAATTGCAAAACCGGGCTATCGACACGGTGCTGGCCATGATACCTACCGAATGGAAACGCGGTGTAGAAATCAAAGAATTCAGGGAACAAAATACTTTATTGTTATCGGGTTCTAAACCTCAGATTGCCGAAATTGAGTCACTTGTTAAACAAATTGACTTATTGGTACCAATGGTACTAATAGAAGTCACTTTGCTCGATATACGTAAAACAAGAACCACTTCTACCGGCTTAAAAGCAGGTATATCAGATAGTGTAAAAACCGGGGGAACGGTATTGCCGGGCATTGATTACACGTTCGGCTCCAGGTCTATTAACGATTTCCTTAATAAAATAGGCAAAATCACCTCCACCAACCTTGGCCGTGTTACCCCTAATTTTTATGCAACACTTTCTGCGCTCGAAACTAGCGATAATGTTGAAGTTCGGTCTGTGCCAAAACTGTCTACACTAAACGGGCATCCTGCGGTATTTAGTATTGGCCAGAAACGTTACTACGAAATTAAAAGCCAAAACGTAATTCCGTCACTATCCAATCCAACCAGTATTTTCACCAATCAGTATAAAGAGGTTGAAGCAAACCTTGCCATTGGTGTAACCCCTATTGTATCGGGCGATGAACAGGTGACCTTAAAAATCAAGGTTGACATATCCGACTTCATTGGCAATCCACCCAATAACGCCCCTCCGCCAACATCCAACAGTAAATTTGAATCAATTTTGCGGGTCCATACCGATGACATGATTGTATTGGGTGGCATAGAACGCAATGAAAGCAGCGAGAACGGTTCGGGTATACCCTTACTTTCACGCATCCCGGTACTGAAATGGCTCTTTAGCAGCCGCAGTAAAACCAAAAGCAAAGTAGTTACCGTGGTGTTTATCAAACCCACTATTATTCGTTAA
- a CDS encoding helix-turn-helix domain-containing protein, protein MATEIITKEDLHEFRELLLVDIRGLLGGKGPQENTKWLKSYQVKNMLRISPGTLQNLRVNGTLRYTKIGGIIYYKQEDIQAVLEGNIKKK, encoded by the coding sequence ATGGCAACAGAGATTATCACCAAGGAGGACCTGCATGAATTCCGCGAGCTTTTATTAGTGGACATCAGGGGATTGTTGGGCGGCAAGGGGCCGCAGGAGAATACCAAGTGGCTGAAAAGCTACCAGGTTAAAAACATGCTCCGCATCTCCCCCGGCACCCTGCAAAACCTTCGGGTAAACGGAACACTCCGCTACACTAAGATTGGCGGCATTATTTATTATAAACAGGAGGACATACAGGCCGTACTGGAAGGCAACATTAAGAAGAAGTAA
- a CDS encoding MobC family plasmid mobilization relaxosome protein — protein sequence MARPLKDSEEKRSVVFPIRLTKDENKRLIKLAGICGKQPSILVREKVFSGRFPEPRKARLEIDTYRELKKIGVNLNQLTKRANSGFLPPGLIMVLEHLARQQQEIIKILLNHDSQSKDR from the coding sequence ATGGCAAGACCACTCAAAGACAGTGAGGAAAAACGTTCGGTAGTCTTCCCTATCAGGCTGACAAAAGACGAGAACAAGCGGCTGATTAAACTAGCCGGTATCTGCGGAAAACAGCCGAGCATACTGGTCAGGGAAAAGGTCTTTAGCGGTCGATTCCCGGAACCTCGAAAAGCACGGTTAGAAATTGATACCTATCGTGAATTGAAAAAGATTGGCGTTAATCTGAACCAGCTCACCAAACGTGCAAATTCAGGTTTCTTACCGCCGGGGCTGATAATGGTTCTGGAACACTTAGCCAGGCAGCAGCAGGAGATAATTAAAATTTTATTGAACCATGATAGCCAGTCAAAAGATAGGTAA